A genomic segment from Lignipirellula cremea encodes:
- a CDS encoding flagellar biosynthetic protein FliO: MRGPSITLSFTMLAVAAALASGQTTTPGAYAAPAHGGAYSGGSYSPQPVRPDLPSTPAGQPTPGPSAPYGGAAEPTGYHTPAAGQGAEGFRSQETTSPPHGRAMQGSSLPGFEFSQQQAPPIRDTGVQPAAHYEPVAEPGHDETSHDEASPGEASPGEASPGEASPGQTSSRQTYHDASPAVPVSTGEAASQGEREPPRLQSDGGGKVSRPSIPLARKGERPDGDSVKSPSTPGGAALTVFGSLALVIGLFLGLAWFSRRAGGKSNLQLPREVVEVLGRAPLTTRQNLQVVRFGNKLLLLSVTPGGSETLTEITDPEEIDRIAGLCQQQQPDSISESFRNVLSQFGSEPAPGGWWSSLTGRRKPAGRLDQLEA; encoded by the coding sequence ATGCGCGGGCCGAGTATCACTCTCAGCTTTACGATGCTCGCGGTCGCTGCTGCCCTGGCCAGTGGACAGACGACGACGCCCGGTGCGTACGCCGCGCCCGCCCATGGCGGAGCGTACAGCGGCGGATCCTACTCCCCCCAGCCCGTCCGCCCCGACCTTCCCAGCACGCCTGCGGGCCAGCCAACGCCCGGCCCGTCAGCTCCCTACGGCGGTGCGGCCGAACCGACCGGCTATCACACCCCGGCGGCAGGCCAGGGAGCCGAAGGTTTCCGCTCCCAGGAAACGACGTCGCCCCCCCACGGGCGAGCGATGCAGGGCAGTTCTTTGCCCGGCTTTGAGTTCTCCCAGCAGCAGGCCCCGCCGATCCGCGATACAGGCGTGCAGCCGGCCGCCCATTACGAACCCGTCGCCGAGCCTGGGCATGACGAAACGTCCCACGACGAAGCGTCCCCTGGCGAAGCGTCCCCTGGCGAAGCGTCCCCTGGCGAAGCGTCCCCTGGCCAGACGTCCTCCCGTCAAACGTACCACGACGCATCGCCCGCTGTTCCGGTCTCTACCGGCGAAGCAGCGTCGCAAGGCGAAAGGGAACCGCCGCGGCTGCAGTCGGATGGCGGCGGCAAGGTTTCTCGTCCCTCGATTCCGCTGGCTCGCAAAGGGGAACGACCCGACGGCGATTCGGTCAAGTCGCCTTCGACGCCTGGCGGCGCCGCGTTGACGGTGTTTGGCAGTTTGGCGCTGGTGATTGGTCTGTTTCTGGGTCTGGCCTGGTTCAGTCGCCGGGCCGGAGGCAAGTCGAATCTGCAGTTGCCTCGCGAGGTGGTCGAGGTGCTCGGCCGCGCCCCGCTGACCACGCGACAGAACCTGCAGGTGGTTCGTTTCGGCAACAAACTGCTGCTGCTCTCCGTCACGCCGGGCGGCTCCGAAACGTTGACCGAGATCACCGACCCGGAAGAGATCGACCGTATTGCGGGGCTTTGCCAGCAGCAACAGCCCGACAGTATTTCGGAATCCTTCCGCAATGTGCTGTCACAGTTTGGCAGTGAACCGGCCCCGGGCGGATGGTGGTCGTCGCTGACCGGCCGCCGCAAACCGGCCGGCCGGCTGGACCAGTTAGAAGCCTAG
- the fliN gene encoding flagellar motor switch protein FliN: MAEDPDKIGQDEIEALLRSSQDGPEASAKPASGATTAAASPPSGAKPATDSSDVTEQDLEFLFNQAQAAIASVDKPVETQGVNVSPFEFRDFGGAPASHDRATLDLLRDVELGLRIELGRTQMYIEDVLKLRKGSVVALDKLAGDPVDIFANGRLIARGEVLVLNDNFCVRVAELVTGDDDE, translated from the coding sequence ATGGCGGAAGACCCGGATAAAATCGGCCAGGACGAAATCGAAGCCCTGTTGCGCTCTTCGCAAGACGGCCCCGAAGCCAGTGCAAAACCGGCCAGCGGCGCAACCACTGCAGCCGCTTCTCCGCCCAGCGGCGCCAAACCGGCGACCGACTCGTCGGATGTGACCGAGCAGGATCTTGAATTCCTGTTCAACCAGGCGCAAGCCGCCATCGCTTCCGTTGACAAGCCGGTCGAAACCCAGGGCGTGAACGTTTCTCCCTTTGAGTTCCGCGATTTCGGTGGCGCTCCGGCCTCGCACGATCGCGCCACGCTCGACCTGCTGCGCGATGTGGAGCTGGGCCTGCGGATCGAACTGGGCCGCACCCAGATGTATATCGAAGACGTGCTCAAACTGCGCAAAGGTTCGGTCGTAGCGCTCGATAAACTGGCCGGCGATCCGGTCGATATCTTCGCCAACGGACGACTGATCGCCCGTGGCGAAGTCCTCGTACTGAACGATAACTTCTGCGTGCGCGTCGCGGAGCTAGTAACTGGCGACGACGACGAGTAA